The stretch of DNA atatattatttatttaaaattatttacttaaaaataatgaaaatactTCAAATAGAAGTACAACATCAAATCTTTCTCTCAAATTTgtatattactattatttactgtaatatattttgattaattcatttagaaaattattaagtAGTCTAATATACTTTATTTACACACTCCACGATAACCATCGACATAGGAATATTGAGATTCAGGACAATGTTCAGAACGTCGGAACAGTAACTAAGAGAAGTGAAGTCGTTCCCGAAAAACAGAAATTATGGTCATGTGGTACTTTGAGGCCGCATTGGTGATTGGTTGTGATCGTGCAagcgtaattttattttcatcaaaTAAAAGTAAATCAGTGTAATTGCCGTAACAGGTTGACGGGTTTATTTCCTCTGTGTCATAATAATACTGAAAAACATACTGAATCTATTGCGTAGTTGCCCATGGATATGGTAGTTGCAAAAGTAGATACTAAAGGAAAACAATATATCTGTAGATTCATATCTGTAGATTTTAACTTTTAGCCAATTAATTCTAACGTCTCAATAATGTACGATAACATTTATATGACACTATTAACATTTCAGTATGccgatatataaataaaacacaTCGTGCCTCCGTTTTATGGAGAATATTTTATCGTACATCTATAATTGTAAACAAATCAGAGATctcattttgaaatttcgcgcAATTATGCTAGAGCCAATCACCGATGTGACCGCAAAATACCACGTGACCATGTTCTTCGCTCCGGGAAGTATCCCCCCCCCCACCATCAAGCCTAAAGTGGCGATTTAGATTTCGTGTATTACTATGTTCATGATTAATATCCATCATGATCAGAGGTACGAGAACGATCATGTACAAGATGCGTACGAATGTTTATGCTGTAATAATGTAAgactaatattaataaaagaataCCACAATAAACAATTACGAATTTTGTTGGATTATTGTACGTCTAATAGTAAGTATGCtatctttaataaaataaatatgaatataatattgtttataCACAATTACTTGTGCTactttaataataatgaataacaatgcatgtaaaaatattacaatatgtctttatttatattttaacaagATTGAAAatgcaaagagaagaaaagcaACTGGATTCCGCTTTGGAGGCTATTATTATGAGAGTAAATGATTTAAAGACTGCAATTGCTGCAATGATATTTAAATTGGAACACGAATATGAAACATTGAATTGGCCAAATTTTCTGGACAATTTTGCACTTATTTCAGGACATGTAAGTTAATGTAGTTGaaacttttaaataaaaccaattttgcttaatttaaatgatttaatttaaaacaaGCTGTTTTTATAGTTGACCAGTCTCTCAAAAATTCTTGGACATGATAAAGCACCAAATTTAAGGAATTTAACAGTTTTACCATTAAGATTAAGTCCAGAGAAAGATGAAGAATTGCTTCGTTTAACCGAAGGTAGAATTCCCACATTTGCTCATGATTTAGTACCAGATTATCTACGAACTAAAGTGGAACCTCAAGCAGAACAAAAAATGATGCAGCTTGAAACAAAAGCTGCAAATGTAAATTTTGAAGCATCACATGTAAGAAAAAccatttcttatttatatattacatctttttaaaaattaactatgaatatttatataaatttcactTCCTGTTAATAATTAGAAGATTTAATGAGTTTAAATCTTGAAAGTACTTTAAGACAGAGATAAAATTATATCTCTCTATTGTCTTATTGTATAAGTCTAAAGATAATATAAGATGTTCTATTTCTCTTTTAATCTGCTAACTAAACATCAACTAGGACTGCAATGTAAGCTACTATCAGCTAGCTTTCAGCTTTTATTAGTTCCATTCGCTTTGGACTGAAATTAAAATAGTtacaaattatacatataataattttcaaattttgaaGACAAAAATatcctttatatattttaacatgTTTTGTATTTAGTTACCTATAATAGCACTTtaaattatcatatttttcagtacaattttaaatttcaaattattttataatttatttacattgcAGCAACACAtgcttttttattaatattaaactatTAGAGGAAATCTTAACttttatgtttaaaaaatattattgtaaatttgtAGTAGATTGCATATTTATTTAAGTTGATATTAATACAACTTgatattaataaacattttaattttgatataCAAAAGTTAATTTTCCTCTAATGGTTTAAAAATACTATAAATTTCATAGTAGGTCCATTTAGCGAGTGGAACACtaaatgttatttttcttataaaatatgtatgcattttataattttcagaaacATATGGGTCAGTACACAAAAGTCATTAATAATATATGGGATGTAGCAAATAAGGCGCGTGAGGAATGGGAAAGTGAAGCTGGATCTAGAGCAACTCAAGCCCAGACAAGTAGTACTGCAGACACTCATGCTCTTGTAGCAGCTGTGGGTATGGGTAAAGGTTTAAAggtaaatttcttttaagttaatatttttaatactttagCTATGACACAAATCTCATATAAAGTGATCAGTGATCTTAAGTGAATGTTCCAAAAAATAGTTACAACGAGTAAAATTATATCCGGAATAATTTTGTCTTATATTTTGCACTTTTACCTTCTAGTCTGATTCTGTGCAAATGGTTCAATCTGGTGTAAATTCTGTGCCAAGTGGGATGATGGTAGGTAGGCCTGGAAATCAACAACAAGCTCCAGGACAAGGATCTTTAGGAAATCCATCTAGTAAGCAAATCCACTCtaatttgattaattataACATTAATGTTTATATTCACAATATTAaccaatatattttatgtgttTGTAGTGGGACAAATGAGTAAAGCTCCAAGTGCAATCAAAACTAATATTAAAGCAGCATCACAAATTCATCCATacagataaaatataatttattatttaacatattaatcttagtatatttttcaaattagaaattatttctactataatttattatcttcTAATACATAACCAGTCAAATAATTACTTATTGTCGTAGAAAAATgtagataaaatatttgatatagtTAGATATAATACTTGTAGATcagtttataattatatagcaAAATACGATTTATAAAACTgctaatttataaaatttattatttcttttgtgaTACAATTGCATATGCTCGTGGGGATAAGTATTTATTCATTACAGGAATAATTTTTGCTTCTAAACCTTGTTCTTCCATCCAACATAATCGATCTTGTAAAACAAATGATTCTGCTGATGCTTGCAACATCAGTTGTAAACCAGTATATGTTTCTACAATCTTTAATTTATCACAGTGATTTTCCCATAGCTCTATGATGTTTTTTTCATGCATATCAAGATTAAGTTGTACATCTAAAAACCAAAATAATCTCTTAATCATTCATTATAGTTTTgtgaaaatgtatttttgtaacatataatataccaAAAGAgtcataaaaaattaatagaatatcACCTTGTTCTTTTAATGCTTCTTCTTCCTGTGGTTGTAAAATGTATCTAGTTAGTGAATCTCTAACATAAGTTTTGAAGTCGCAACATTGAGATTTTCTTGTTCCTTTTTGTTTACGTTTCTTAAGGAAAAATCCATCTAAagcattttatattttacattaatgTTAAGTAAAtagtatttgaaataaaaaattgacaCATACTTTTAGATGCATATAATTGAAGGACAGCCCTTGCAAGAACATAAAAGGAATGTTCATTGTGTGTTTCAATAGACATATTATTCCATCTGTCTGCTGGTTCTTGGCATGCTAGTCGTAAAAAGGGCTGCCTCAAGAAGGAACCAATGTCAAAATcagtattattaattatagtttTAAGACAATTAGATAAAGggaaattgttaaaatattgtttttcagttgatacatttatttttattctttttgaTATTGAAAGCTTATGATAACAACAAGGAACTATAATAAAAACACGTGCTGCTGTCAtatcacgaaatatttttgatgCATATATGCTAAGATC from Bombus huntii isolate Logan2020A chromosome 3, iyBomHunt1.1, whole genome shotgun sequence encodes:
- the LOC126864051 gene encoding mediator of RNA polymerase II transcription subunit 8 codes for the protein MQREEKQLDSALEAIIMRVNDLKTAIAAMIFKLEHEYETLNWPNFLDNFALISGHLTSLSKILGHDKAPNLRNLTVLPLRLSPEKDEELLRLTEGRIPTFAHDLVPDYLRTKVEPQAEQKMMQLETKAANVNFEASHKHMGQYTKVINNIWDVANKAREEWESEAGSRATQAQTSSTADTHALVAAVGMGKGLKSDSVQMVQSGVNSVPSGMMVGRPGNQQQAPGQGSLGNPSMGQMSKAPSAIKTNIKAASQIHPYR
- the LOC126864028 gene encoding methyltransferase-like protein 25B, producing the protein MACVNKCIANMYFLDALNLFHDIQWLYNTPVTDLLTEGVLDFFPKEWLHALQILKNEELNDFVVKKMTKPEWSKTLIAFVEKCRYIDQLPTINTVLSTTLPKDFQIGLTSKKQHEIMHLAHLVHMQCAPLNIKVIIDLGAGLGYICQLLYHLYGYKVLGLEKSQVNIDNAQKRQLKRFPDSLMHVKYNCCDLKCNSVETIETILSNEFQEKSNVCLIGLHACGDLSIYASKIFRDMTAARVFIIVPCCYHKLSISKRIKINVSTEKQYFNNFPLSNCLKTIINNTDFDIGSFLRQPFLRLACQEPADRWNNMSIETHNEHSFYVLARAVLQLYASKNGFFLKKRKQKGTRKSQCCDFKTYVRDSLTRYILQPQEEEALKEQDVQLNLDMHEKNIIELWENHCDKLKIVETYTGLQLMLQASAESFVLQDRLCWMEEQGLEAKIIPVMNKYLSPRAYAIVSQKK